From Bradyrhizobium sp. sBnM-33:
CGCGACAATGTGCAGAACTCGATCGAAATGGCGATCACCGACGCGCTGACCGGTCTGCACAACCGCCGCTACATGGAAAGCCATCTCTCGACGCTGGCCGAGCAGGCCTCGAGCCGCGGTAAGCCGCTCGCGCTGATGATCCTCGACATCGACTTCTTCAAATCCATCAACGATACCTACGGCCACGACGCCGGCGACGACGTGTTGCGCGAATTTGCCGTGCGCATCCGCAAGTCGATCCGCGGCATCGATCTCGCCTGCCGCTATGGCGGCGAGGAATTCGTCATCGTGATGCCGGAAACCGACCTGACCGTCGCCGGCATGGTCGCCGAGCGCCTGCGCCGCTCGATCGCCGGCGAAACCTTTGCCGTCAACAAGGGCACTAAGCGGATCGACGTCACGATCTCGATCGGCCTGGCCACGCTGGACCGCAAGGGCGAGCCGGTCGCCGACGTGCTCAAGCGCGCCGACACCGCGCTCTACCGCGCCAAGCACGACGGGCGGAACCGCGTGGTATCAGCGGCGGCGTAGTCTTCATCGCGCAGTTGCACCGCCTTACTCGGTCGTCATACCCCGCGAAAGCGGGGTATCCAGTACGCCGCGGCGTCTCCGTTCAATAACTAGCGTCTCTGGAATACTGGGTCACCCGCTTTCGCGCGTGACGACAGTCTTTGTGCGGACGTTACGCCGACACACGCATCCCTTCGGCGTTCTGCCGCACCGCCTCATACGCCAGCCGCTTGAACTCGAACGAGAATGGATGGACGAACGCCATCTGGCGCTGCGCCATCATCACGCCGGCCATGTTGCGCTTCGGCGAGATCCACCATTGGGTGCCGGCAACGCCGCCCCAATACAGTTCACCTGCGGCGTCGGGGTGATCGAACGCCGAGGGCTTCAGGATCAATCCGCCAGCCAGGGTATAGGCCTTTCCGGGCTGCTCACCCATCATGGCAAAACGGATCCACTGGCCCTCGGGCAATTGGTTGGTCAGCATCAACGCGATCGTCTCGGGCTTGAGCAAGGTCGGCCCGCCGGGCAGCAGGCTTCGGAAGCGCGACCATGTCGGGCAGGGTTGAGACCAGACCGCCGCCGCCGCTCAGTCTTGCGATCGGGCGCAGATAGGCGCCGGGGAAGGGCGAGTTGTCGGTTCGGGTCAATCCCGGCTTCATCGGCTCCATCAGGTCCGCACCGGCGTAATAGGCAACGAGCCGTCCCTGATGCTTTTCCGGCACGACGAAGCCGGTGTCGACCATGCCGAGCGGGTCGAGAATCCGCGCCCGGATGAACTTGTCGAAACTCTGGCCGCTGATGACTTCGACCAGCCGCGACAGCACGTCGGTGGCCAGCGAATATTCCCACGACGTGCCCGGTTGATAGATCAGCGGCAGGTCGGTCAGCACGTCCACCATTTCAGCCAGCGTCGTTATGGGATTATGGACGCCGCGCTCGTTGAGCGCCTTGTAGATGGCAGTGCCCGGATCGAAGAAGCCGTAACTCAGGCCTGAACTGTGGCTGAGCAACTGACGAATGGTGATCGAGCTCTTCGCCGGTTCGGTGTCGTCAAGCGAGGTGGCGCCGGGCCGCAGCACCTTGCGATTTCCGAGCTGCGGAATGAATTTTTCGATTGCGTCGTCGAGCTTGAGTTTACCTTCCTCGAACAGCAAGAGCACGGCGCAGGAGGTGATCAGCTTGGTGTTGGAGAAAACGCGGAAGATGTGATCGGTGCGGAGCGGCGTCTGCGCTTCCTTGTCGGCCCAGCCGACGCAATTCACGTCGACGAGGTCGCGCCCGACCATGACCGCCCAGGAAATGCCTGACAGCAGGTTGTTATCGATATAGCGCTGCATAGCCGCGCGTGCCGGTTTAAAGTCGTAACCTTTGGCGGTCACTTTCAGGTTTTCCATTTTCACTTCCACTTGTCGCCGCTTTCTATGGCGTCGACCCCTTGCGAACGCAGGGACCCATAACCACCGATGCTGCTTGTAGCAAAGGTGATTACCACATCGGCCCATTGAAAAGCCACGGCGTATGGGTTCCTGCGTTCGCAGGGACGACGGTGTGACGGGTTGCCAGCCTCATGCAATTGACGAGTGCCGGGGCTTCTTCGTCCTTTTCTTCGCGGCCATACTGGTCCCGCCCACCTTCACCCCCGCATTCCTGAGCAGCACCGTTGCCGCTTCCTTTGCCGCGCGCGCCATCGCGGGATCGTTGCGGACGAGATCCTGCGCGATCGAGCCGTCGACCAGCAGAGCGAGCTGCGTCGCCAGCGCGTCCGCTTCCGCGACGCCGAGCTGCACCAGCAGGTCGCGAAACCAGAGGCGGCGGCTTTCCTTGAACTCGACCGCAACCTTCCGGACCGACCGATCTTCGCCGAGTTCTGCGACTGCGTTGACGAACGGACAGCCGCGAAAATCTTTTGCCGAAAAGCGCCGCTCCAGCGAATCGAAAGTGCCGAGAATCTGCTCGACTGGAGACTTGTCTGATGGCCGCGGCGCCACGAAGCGCCGCGCCAGATAGGCCGAGATAAGCGCATCCTTGGAGGGAAAATGATTGTAGAGCGTGCGCTTGCTGATGCCGATTTCGGCGGCGATAGTATCGACGCCGACTGCGCGAATCCCCTGCAGATAGAACAGCCTATCTGCGGTTTCCAGAATCCGTTCCTTCATCGCCGTTTTGGCGGGCAGGGGAGCCATGCGATTGCGAGGGTCCTGTTTGCTTGACAGCAGCGCGCCTTATAGCTCAGTTACACAGGTCTGTGTACCCATTTCAGATGTCGATTGCAGGACGCGGCGTTCGAATCGCGCCCCTTCGGGAGAATAAAAACAATGGCGCTGCTGCAAATCCTGCGTCCGACGCTGCCCATTCTGATCGGCGCATCCATCATGCTGACGCTGAGCATGGGGCTGCGGCAGTCGCTCGGCATTTTCATGCAGCCGCTGACGCAGGATATCAGAATATCGATTTCCGACTTCACGCTGGCGATCGCGGTGCAAAACCTCGCCTGGGGATTTTTGCAGCCGCTCGCCGGGGCGCTGACAGTGCGCTACGGCTTTCGCGCCATCATGGTGGTCGGCGCGCTGCTCTATGTCGCCGGCCTTGCCTTGATGGCGGCTGCGAACGGCGTTCTCGCCGTGATGATCGGCGGCGGCGTGTTGATCGGCACGTCGCTGGCATGTACCGCGGCGGCGATTGCGATGTCGGTTGCAGCCCGTGCCGTTCCAGCGTC
This genomic window contains:
- a CDS encoding TetR/AcrR family transcriptional regulator; this translates as MAPLPAKTAMKERILETADRLFYLQGIRAVGVDTIAAEIGISKRTLYNHFPSKDALISAYLARRFVAPRPSDKSPVEQILGTFDSLERRFSAKDFRGCPFVNAVAELGEDRSVRKVAVEFKESRRLWFRDLLVQLGVAEADALATQLALLVDGSIAQDLVRNDPAMARAAKEAATVLLRNAGVKVGGTSMAAKKRTKKPRHSSIA
- a CDS encoding serine hydrolase domain-containing protein, which produces MENLKVTAKGYDFKPARAAMQRYIDNNLLSGISWAVMVGRDLVDVNCVGWADKEAQTPLRTDHIFRVFSNTKLITSCAVLLLFEEGKLKLDDAIEKFIPQLGNRKVLRPGATSLDDTEPAKSSITIRQLLSHSSGLSYGFFDPGTAIYKALNERGVHNPITTLAEMVDVLTDLPLIYQPGTSWEYSLATDVLSRLVEVISGQSFDKFIRARILDPLGMVDTGFVVPEKHQGRLVAYYAGADLMEPMKPGLTRTDNSPFPGAYLRPIARLSGGGGLVSTLPDMVALPKPAARRADLAQARDDRVDADQPIARGPVDPFCHDG